A genomic region of Anopheles coustani chromosome 3, idAnoCousDA_361_x.2, whole genome shotgun sequence contains the following coding sequences:
- the LOC131259431 gene encoding patched domain-containing protein 3 isoform X2, giving the protein MTCGISCVDNALNRSFYKLGLFIGRHPGYFLIVPVLLALLCMTGYQQIKYEIDPEYLFSPIRGEGKSERAIVESYFKVNYTHRFNVGRITRPGRFGRVIVISKDESNKNLLRSEVWQELRLLDGIIQNATVQYDGETFTYREACARWENECFTNDILNLDKIIDEVEAGDLNLTFPVMFNPVTWDAHVFPVFFGGTQVSEDNIIISVPSLQLVYFVTADSKRQDARGAAWEEAFLEAVGYAEDNGVFKHISVARFASRTLDHELERNTRTVIPYFSSTFVLMILFSVVTCMMGDVVRSKPWLGLMGNISAVMATCAAFGLAMYLGIEFIGINLAAPFLMIGIGIDDTFVMLAAWRRTSVKLSVPERMGHTMSEAAVSITITSLTDMISFWIGILSPFPSVQIFCAYSGFAVCFTYLWHITFFAGCMAVSGHCEFKNLHAIFGYKVLPESVAIKEKRSWLYRKLNTGGINRDDPDNPIDNKEHALMAFFRETMARILNKGWTKTIILVIFAAYLGGACFGLTKIKEGLERRKLSKADSYSVKFFDLEDEYYREFPYRIQVIVTGDQNYSDPHTQMQIEELMQSLENTSYVTSPLYSESWLRSFISYVDRNNDYLNLTLDSEQAFIDALREIWLFPANPFSLDVKFNEAGTKILASRFMIQAVNITDTNHEKVMVKDLRQICKDSPLNATVFHPYFVFFDQFELVRPTSIQSMIVGALIMMLISFIFIPNFLCSLWVAFSIISIELGVAGYMALWDVNLDSISMINLIMCIGFSVDFTAHICYTYMSSKARTPDERVREALYSLGMPIVQGSTSTILGVVALLLADSYIFLVFFKMVFLVIFFGAMHGLFLLPVLLSLFGPGSCTSNYHPDDDHKLSAVEKSYPHPYCISHPQLALTGAFGSKNFLGAPYKAYGEDKDLGIGTSGEDSSESSSSKSQRRQAIEDENTRRRYEEGWRRSTHNLTGQSQFQPMLDLYGQEALWTKTASKVPPLKVANGRYGYDDMLLNVAQGQTTTATRKQRSADLEHDRPEDHRRDRRRSAEDERYKSRYEDNRTFVDDEMLDDTDYQHTNRYYVYDTSHVKRLSNDSSGGGPSSDQHNMVVPNRRKFSDESDNRGRRHSDERRPRKFSPPEGIYKQNPHRSSSQHNLYYPRQPPQRTASQSSLHQLRHMGDMRFP; this is encoded by the exons ATGACTTGTGGTATCTCCTGTGTAGACAATGCGCTAAATAGATCCTTCTACAAGCTGGGCCTCTTCATCGGAAGGCATCCAGGCTACTTTCTGATTGTGCCAGTCCTGCTGGCTCTGCTGTGTATGACCGG CTATCAACAGATCAAATATGAAATCGACCCGGAGTATTTGTTCTCGCCGATCCGCGGCGAGGGCAAATCGGAACGTGCCATCGTCGAGAGCTACTTCAAGGTCAACTATACGCACCGTTTCAACGTTGGACGAATTACACGGCCGG GACGTTTCGGCCGAGTAATTGTGATTTCGAAGGacgaaagcaacaaaaacctCTTACGAAGCGAAGTCTGGCAGGAGCTGCGACTGTTGGACGGAATTATCCAAAATGCGACAGTCCAGTACGATGGGGAAACCTTCACCTACCGCGAGGCCTGCGCCCGGTGGGAAAACGAATGCTTCACGAATGACATTCTCAACCTGGATAAAATCATCGATGAG GTTGAAGCGGGTGATTTAAATCTTACGTTTCCAGTCATGTTCAATCCCGTCACGTGGGACGCGCATGTGTTTCCGGTGTTCTTCGGCGGGACGCAGGTGTCGGAGGATAACATTATCATTTCGGTGCCATCGCTGCAGCTAGTGTACTTTGTGACGGCCGACTCGAAGCGCCAGGATGCACGGGGCGCCGCCTGGGAGGAAGCGTTCCTGGAGGCCGTCGGCTATGCAGAGGACAACGGCGTGTTCAAGCACATCTCCGTGGCTCGCTTCGCCTCGCGTACCCTCGACCACGAGCTGGAGCGAAACACGCGAACGGTGATACCGTACTTCAGCTCGACGTTCGTCCTAATGATACTGTTTAG CGTGGTGACCTGCATGATGGGCGACGTGGTGCGTTCCAAGCCATGGCTCGGCCTGATGGGCAACATCTCAGCGGTGATGGCAACGTGCGCTGCCTTCGGACTGGCCATGTACCTGGGCATCGAGTTCATCGGAATCAATTTGGCGGCACCGTTTCTTATGATTG GTATCGGTATTGACGACACATTCGTGATGCTCGCCGCCTGGCGACGCACGTCGGTGAAGCTGTCGGTGCCGGAGCGCATGGGCCACACGATGTCCGAGGCGGCCGTgtccatcaccatcacctcGCTGACCGATATGATCTCGTTCTGGATCGGCATCCTCAGCCCGTTCCCGTCGGTGCAGATCTTCTGCGCGTACAGCGGATTCGCCGTCTGCTTCACTTACCTCTGGCACATCACGTTCTTCGCCGGCTGCATGGCCGTGTCCGGTCACTGCGAGTTCAAAAATCTGCATGCCATCTTCGGATACAAGGTTCTACCGGAATCGGTTGCTATAAAAG AAAAACGATCATGGCTGTATCGGAAGTTGAACACCGGCGGAATCAACCGGGACGATCCGGATAATCCGATCGACAACAAGGAGCACGCGCTGATGGCGTTCTTCCGCGAAACGATGGCACGCATACTGAACAAGGGCTGGACGAAAACCATCATTCTGGTCATCTTTGCCGCCTACCTTGGCGGGGCCTGCTTCGGGCTGACGAAGATCAAGGAGGGCCTGGAGCGCCGCAAGCTGTCCAAGGCCGACTCGTACTCGGTGAAGTTCTTCGACCTGGAGGACGAGTACTACCGCGAGTTCCCGTACCGGATCCAGGTGATCGTGACCGGCGATCAGAACTATTCCGATCCACACACGCAGATGCAGATCGAGGAGTTGATGCAGTCGCTCGAGAACACCTCGTACGTCACGTCACCGCTCTACAGCGAGTCCTGGCTTCGATCGTTCATATCGTACGTGGATCGCAACAATGACTACCTCAACCTGACGCTGGACAGCGAGCAGGCATTCATCGACGCACTACGAGAG ATTTGGCTCTTCCCGGCGAATCCGTTCTCGCTAGATGTCAAGTTCAACGAAGCCGGCACGAAGATACTCGCCTCGCGCTTCATGATACAGGCGGTCAACATTACGGACACGAACCACGAGAAGGTGATGGTCAAGGATTTGCGGCAGATCTGCAAGGATTCGCCTCTGAACGCCACTGTCTTCCATCCCTACTTTGTGTTCTTCGATCAGTTTGAGCTCGTGCGGCCAACCTCGATCCAGTCGATGATCGTCGGAGCGCTGATTATGATGCTGATATCGTTCATCTTCATACCGAACTTCCTGTGCTCGCTCTGGGTTGCGTTCTCGATCATCTCCATCGAGCTAGGTGTCGCAGGCTATATGGCCCTGTGGGACGTGAACCTGGACTCGATCTCCATGATCAACCTCATCATGTGCATCGGCTTTTCGGTGGACTTTACCGCGCACATCTGCTACACGTACATGTCTTCCAAGGCGCGCACGCCGGATGAGCGAGTCCGCGAGGCACTCTACAGTCTCGGCATGCCGATCGTACAGGGTAGCACGAGCACGATCCTCGGCGTGGTGGCGCTCCTGCTGGCGGACAGCTACATCTTCCTCGTGTTCTTCAAGATGGTCTTCCTGGTGATCTTCTTCGGTGCCATGCACGGACTGTTCTTGCTCCCGGTGTTGCTGTCCCTGTTTGGGCCGGGCTCTTGCACCTCCAACTACCATCCGGACGACGATCACAAACTGTCGGCGGTGGAGAAATCCTACCCGCACCCGTACTGCATTTCCCATCCCCAGCTCGCCCTAACTGGAGCGTTCGGCAGTAAGAACTTCCTCGGCGCACCGTACAAGGCGTACGGTGAGGATAAAGACCTCGGTATCGGCACATCCGGCGAGGACTCGAGCGAAAGCTCCAGCAGCAAGTCCCAGCGTCGGCAGGCGATCGAAGACGAAAACACTCGCCGCCGGTACGAGGAGGGCTGGCGACGCTCGACGCACAATCTCACCGGCCAAAGCCAGTTCCAGCCAATGCTGGATCTGTACGGCCAGGAAGCGCTGTGGACCAAGACGGCCAGCAAAGTGCCTCCGCTGAAAGTGGCCAACGGCCGGTACGGCTACGACGACATGCTGCTGAACGTGGCCCAAGGCCAAACGACGACGGCTACTCGGAAGCAGCGCTCAGCAGACCTGGAGCACGACCGCCCGGAAGACCATCGGCGCGATCGCCGGAGGTCGGCCGAGGACGAGCGGTACAAGTCGCGCTACGAAGACAACCGGACGTTCGTTGACGACGAAATGTTGGACGATACCGACTACCAGCACACGAACCGCTACTACGTCTACGACACCAGCCACGTGAAGCGGCTCTCGAACGACAGCAGC GGCGGTGGTCCTTCCAGCGACCAGCACAACATGGTCGTCCCCAACAGACGAAAGTTCTCGGACGAGAGCGACAATCGGGGCCGACGCCACAGTGACGAACGGCGCCCACGAAAGTTTTCCCCACCGGAAGGCATCTACAAGCAGAACCCGCACCGTTCGTCCTCCCAGCACAACCTGTACTATCCCCGGCAACCGCCGCAGCGGACCGCCTCCCAGAGCAGCCTACACCAACTGCGACACATGGGCGACATGAGATTTCCTTGA
- the LOC131259431 gene encoding patched domain-containing protein 3 isoform X1: MTCGISCVDNALNRSFYKLGLFIGRHPGYFLIVPVLLALLCMTGYQQIKYEIDPEYLFSPIRGEGKSERAIVESYFKVNYTHRFNVGRITRPGRFGRVIVISKDESNKNLLRSEVWQELRLLDGIIQNATVQYDGETFTYREACARWENECFTNDILNLDKIIDEVEAGDLNLTFPVMFNPVTWDAHVFPVFFGGTQVSEDNIIISVPSLQLVYFVTADSKRQDARGAAWEEAFLEAVGYAEDNGVFKHISVARFASRTLDHELERNTRTVIPYFSSTFVLMILFSVVTCMMGDVVRSKPWLGLMGNISAVMATCAAFGLAMYLGIEFIGINLAAPFLMIGIGIDDTFVMLAAWRRTSVKLSVPERMGHTMSEAAVSITITSLTDMISFWIGILSPFPSVQIFCAYSGFAVCFTYLWHITFFAGCMAVSGHCEFKNLHAIFGYKVLPESVAIKEKRSWLYRKLNTGGINRDDPDNPIDNKEHALMAFFRETMARILNKGWTKTIILVIFAAYLGGACFGLTKIKEGLERRKLSKADSYSVKFFDLEDEYYREFPYRIQVIVTGDQNYSDPHTQMQIEELMQSLENTSYVTSPLYSESWLRSFISYVDRNNDYLNLTLDSEQAFIDALREIWLFPANPFSLDVKFNEAGTKILASRFMIQAVNITDTNHEKVMVKDLRQICKDSPLNATVFHPYFVFFDQFELVRPTSIQSMIVGALIMMLISFIFIPNFLCSLWVAFSIISIELGVAGYMALWDVNLDSISMINLIMCIGFSVDFTAHICYTYMSSKARTPDERVREALYSLGMPIVQGSTSTILGVVALLLADSYIFLVFFKMVFLVIFFGAMHGLFLLPVLLSLFGPGSCTSNYHPDDDHKLSAVEKSYPHPYCISHPQLALTGAFGSKNFLGAPYKAYGEDKDLGIGTSGEDSSESSSSKSQRRQAIEDENTRRRYEEGWRRSTHNLTGQSQFQPMLDLYGQEALWTKTASKVPPLKVANGRYGYDDMLLNVAQGQTTTATRKQRSADLEHDRPEDHRRDRRRSAEDERYKSRYEDNRTFVDDEMLDDTDYQHTNRYYVYDTSHVKRLSNDSSAAGSSNSGHTHNHNTGGGHHVAQGGGPSSDQHNMVVPNRRKFSDESDNRGRRHSDERRPRKFSPPEGIYKQNPHRSSSQHNLYYPRQPPQRTASQSSLHQLRHMGDMRFP, encoded by the exons ATGACTTGTGGTATCTCCTGTGTAGACAATGCGCTAAATAGATCCTTCTACAAGCTGGGCCTCTTCATCGGAAGGCATCCAGGCTACTTTCTGATTGTGCCAGTCCTGCTGGCTCTGCTGTGTATGACCGG CTATCAACAGATCAAATATGAAATCGACCCGGAGTATTTGTTCTCGCCGATCCGCGGCGAGGGCAAATCGGAACGTGCCATCGTCGAGAGCTACTTCAAGGTCAACTATACGCACCGTTTCAACGTTGGACGAATTACACGGCCGG GACGTTTCGGCCGAGTAATTGTGATTTCGAAGGacgaaagcaacaaaaacctCTTACGAAGCGAAGTCTGGCAGGAGCTGCGACTGTTGGACGGAATTATCCAAAATGCGACAGTCCAGTACGATGGGGAAACCTTCACCTACCGCGAGGCCTGCGCCCGGTGGGAAAACGAATGCTTCACGAATGACATTCTCAACCTGGATAAAATCATCGATGAG GTTGAAGCGGGTGATTTAAATCTTACGTTTCCAGTCATGTTCAATCCCGTCACGTGGGACGCGCATGTGTTTCCGGTGTTCTTCGGCGGGACGCAGGTGTCGGAGGATAACATTATCATTTCGGTGCCATCGCTGCAGCTAGTGTACTTTGTGACGGCCGACTCGAAGCGCCAGGATGCACGGGGCGCCGCCTGGGAGGAAGCGTTCCTGGAGGCCGTCGGCTATGCAGAGGACAACGGCGTGTTCAAGCACATCTCCGTGGCTCGCTTCGCCTCGCGTACCCTCGACCACGAGCTGGAGCGAAACACGCGAACGGTGATACCGTACTTCAGCTCGACGTTCGTCCTAATGATACTGTTTAG CGTGGTGACCTGCATGATGGGCGACGTGGTGCGTTCCAAGCCATGGCTCGGCCTGATGGGCAACATCTCAGCGGTGATGGCAACGTGCGCTGCCTTCGGACTGGCCATGTACCTGGGCATCGAGTTCATCGGAATCAATTTGGCGGCACCGTTTCTTATGATTG GTATCGGTATTGACGACACATTCGTGATGCTCGCCGCCTGGCGACGCACGTCGGTGAAGCTGTCGGTGCCGGAGCGCATGGGCCACACGATGTCCGAGGCGGCCGTgtccatcaccatcacctcGCTGACCGATATGATCTCGTTCTGGATCGGCATCCTCAGCCCGTTCCCGTCGGTGCAGATCTTCTGCGCGTACAGCGGATTCGCCGTCTGCTTCACTTACCTCTGGCACATCACGTTCTTCGCCGGCTGCATGGCCGTGTCCGGTCACTGCGAGTTCAAAAATCTGCATGCCATCTTCGGATACAAGGTTCTACCGGAATCGGTTGCTATAAAAG AAAAACGATCATGGCTGTATCGGAAGTTGAACACCGGCGGAATCAACCGGGACGATCCGGATAATCCGATCGACAACAAGGAGCACGCGCTGATGGCGTTCTTCCGCGAAACGATGGCACGCATACTGAACAAGGGCTGGACGAAAACCATCATTCTGGTCATCTTTGCCGCCTACCTTGGCGGGGCCTGCTTCGGGCTGACGAAGATCAAGGAGGGCCTGGAGCGCCGCAAGCTGTCCAAGGCCGACTCGTACTCGGTGAAGTTCTTCGACCTGGAGGACGAGTACTACCGCGAGTTCCCGTACCGGATCCAGGTGATCGTGACCGGCGATCAGAACTATTCCGATCCACACACGCAGATGCAGATCGAGGAGTTGATGCAGTCGCTCGAGAACACCTCGTACGTCACGTCACCGCTCTACAGCGAGTCCTGGCTTCGATCGTTCATATCGTACGTGGATCGCAACAATGACTACCTCAACCTGACGCTGGACAGCGAGCAGGCATTCATCGACGCACTACGAGAG ATTTGGCTCTTCCCGGCGAATCCGTTCTCGCTAGATGTCAAGTTCAACGAAGCCGGCACGAAGATACTCGCCTCGCGCTTCATGATACAGGCGGTCAACATTACGGACACGAACCACGAGAAGGTGATGGTCAAGGATTTGCGGCAGATCTGCAAGGATTCGCCTCTGAACGCCACTGTCTTCCATCCCTACTTTGTGTTCTTCGATCAGTTTGAGCTCGTGCGGCCAACCTCGATCCAGTCGATGATCGTCGGAGCGCTGATTATGATGCTGATATCGTTCATCTTCATACCGAACTTCCTGTGCTCGCTCTGGGTTGCGTTCTCGATCATCTCCATCGAGCTAGGTGTCGCAGGCTATATGGCCCTGTGGGACGTGAACCTGGACTCGATCTCCATGATCAACCTCATCATGTGCATCGGCTTTTCGGTGGACTTTACCGCGCACATCTGCTACACGTACATGTCTTCCAAGGCGCGCACGCCGGATGAGCGAGTCCGCGAGGCACTCTACAGTCTCGGCATGCCGATCGTACAGGGTAGCACGAGCACGATCCTCGGCGTGGTGGCGCTCCTGCTGGCGGACAGCTACATCTTCCTCGTGTTCTTCAAGATGGTCTTCCTGGTGATCTTCTTCGGTGCCATGCACGGACTGTTCTTGCTCCCGGTGTTGCTGTCCCTGTTTGGGCCGGGCTCTTGCACCTCCAACTACCATCCGGACGACGATCACAAACTGTCGGCGGTGGAGAAATCCTACCCGCACCCGTACTGCATTTCCCATCCCCAGCTCGCCCTAACTGGAGCGTTCGGCAGTAAGAACTTCCTCGGCGCACCGTACAAGGCGTACGGTGAGGATAAAGACCTCGGTATCGGCACATCCGGCGAGGACTCGAGCGAAAGCTCCAGCAGCAAGTCCCAGCGTCGGCAGGCGATCGAAGACGAAAACACTCGCCGCCGGTACGAGGAGGGCTGGCGACGCTCGACGCACAATCTCACCGGCCAAAGCCAGTTCCAGCCAATGCTGGATCTGTACGGCCAGGAAGCGCTGTGGACCAAGACGGCCAGCAAAGTGCCTCCGCTGAAAGTGGCCAACGGCCGGTACGGCTACGACGACATGCTGCTGAACGTGGCCCAAGGCCAAACGACGACGGCTACTCGGAAGCAGCGCTCAGCAGACCTGGAGCACGACCGCCCGGAAGACCATCGGCGCGATCGCCGGAGGTCGGCCGAGGACGAGCGGTACAAGTCGCGCTACGAAGACAACCGGACGTTCGTTGACGACGAAATGTTGGACGATACCGACTACCAGCACACGAACCGCTACTACGTCTACGACACCAGCCACGTGAAGCGGCTCTCGAACGACAGCAGCGCCgccggcagcagcaacagtggcCATACCCACAACCACAACACTGGGGGCGGCCATCACGTAGCACAGGGCGGTGGTCCTTCCAGCGACCAGCACAACATGGTCGTCCCCAACAGACGAAAGTTCTCGGACGAGAGCGACAATCGGGGCCGACGCCACAGTGACGAACGGCGCCCACGAAAGTTTTCCCCACCGGAAGGCATCTACAAGCAGAACCCGCACCGTTCGTCCTCCCAGCACAACCTGTACTATCCCCGGCAACCGCCGCAGCGGACCGCCTCCCAGAGCAGCCTACACCAACTGCGACACATGGGCGACATGAGATTTCCTTGA